In Leptidea sinapis chromosome 18, ilLepSina1.1, whole genome shotgun sequence, a genomic segment contains:
- the LOC126969477 gene encoding trehalase-like, translated as MMLVLCSLIVAASATDLPPSCIKPVYCDSKLLHHVQTNKIFNDSKIFVDLQMFTEENTTLSDFQKLLDDSNNDPSKEQIQDFVKNYFTQTSELDKWTPTDYSANPPVLDRIKDENLKEFARKINDIWPVLGRKVKRDVFENPDRYSFIPVSHGFIIPGGRFTELYYWDTYWIIEGLLVCGMQDTVKGVIQNLIELLVKLGHIPNGSRWYYQERSQPPLLSAMMALYIRETNDIEFLEENIDALESELEYWLDTQMITFDKGDRTYSLLRYYAPSQGPRPESYVEDYNGAQRFNTEERQSQFYIDVKSAAESGWDFSTRWFISEDGSNKGNLSDIHSTDIVPVDLNAIFAAALQNMANFQALVQNSHKVRASLHWAYLAKQWRDTIRDVFWNEDEGIWLDWNLAQGAHRKYFYPSNAAPLWTGAVDKTFIKVKGPKILQYLKQSHGLDFPGGVPTSLERSGEQWDYPNAWPPLVSLIVNALEALELNEAKDLAFQVAQNWVRSCHKGFSETKQLFEKYDVESPGKIGGGGEYVVQTGFGWSNGVVLEFLEKYGSKISASDDGGLKSNELLVAASSPNSNNLAVLADNSEAASNESKSEPESRETAKDK; from the coding sequence atGATGCTGGTTCTGTGCTCGCTAATAGTCGCAGCATCGGCAACTGACCTTCCACCGTCGTGTATCAAACCAGTCTACTGTGACAGTAAACTCCTGCATCATGTCCagacaaacaaaatttttaatgatTCGAAGATATTTGTCGACTTGCAAATGTTTACCGAAGAAAACACAACGCTATCAGACTTCCAGAAACTTCTAGATGACTCAAATAATGATCCTTCGAAAGAACAAATTCAAGACTTTGTTAAAAACTATTTCACTCAGACAAGTGAATTGGATAAATGGACTCCCACAGATTACAGTGCTAATCCACCAGTTCTTGATCGTATAAAGGATGAAAATCTTAAAGAGTTTGCTAGAAAAATAAATGACATTTGGCCGGTATTGGGTAGAAAGGTGAAAAGAGATGTATTCGAAAATCCTGACCGCTATAGCTTCATCCCTGTTAGCCATGGCTTCATTATACCAGGCGGACGTTTTACGGAACTTTATTACTGGGACACCTATTGGATTATTGAGGGGCTGCTTGTCTGTGGAATGCAGGATACTGTTAAGGGTGTGATTCAAAACTTAATAGAGTTATTGGTAAAATTAGGGCACATACCGAATGGCAGTCGCTGGTATTACCAAGAGCGGAGCCAACCGCCTCTTTTATCAGCTATGATGGCACTTTATATCCGCGAAACCAACGATATTGAATTTCTTGAGGAGAATATTGATGCTTTAGAATCCGAATTAGAATACTGGTTAGATACTCAAATGATAACATTTGATAAAGGTGATAGAACTTACTCGTTACTTAGATACTATGCACCTAGCCAGGGCCCTAGGCCGGAGTCCTACGTCGAAGATTACAACGGTGCACAAAGATTCAATACAGAAGAAAGACAAAGCCAGTTTTACATTGATGTTAAGAGTGCCGCTGAAAGTGGATGGGATTTCTCTACGCGTTGGTTCATTAGCGAAGATGGAAGTAACAAAGGAAATCTATCAGATATACACTCAACCGATATTGTTCCTGTAGATTTGAATGCAATATTTGCCGCCGCTTTACAAAATATGGCAAACTTTCAAGCATTAGTGCAAAATAGCCATAAAGTAAGAGCCTCACTCCACTGGGCTTATCTCGCTAAACAGTGGCGGGATACTATTAGGGACGTATTCTGGAATGAAGATGAAGGCATTTGGCTCGATTGGAATCTAGCGCAAGGAGCACATCGCAAATATTTCTATCCAAGTAACGCTGCCCCATTATGGACCGGGGCTGTTGATAAAACATTCATTAAAGTTAAAGGTcccaaaatattacaatatcttAAACAATCACATGGGCTTGATTTCCCTGGTGGTGTCCCTACTTCCTTAGAAAGAAGTGGTGAACAATGGGATTACCCTAACGCATGGCCCCCACTAGTCAGTTTGATCGTCAACGCTTTGGAAGCTTTAGAGTTGAACGAAGCCAAGGATTTGGCTTTCCAAGTTGCACAAAACTGGGTTAGGTCTTGTCATAAAGGCTTTTCAGAAACCAAGCAATTGTTTGAAAAGTACGATGTTGAGTCTCCAGGCAAAATAGGCGGTGGTGGTGAATATGTTGTGCAGACTGGCTTCGGATGGTCCAACGGCGTTGTGTTGGAGTTCCTTGAGAAATATGGATCCAAGATATCAGCTTCTGACGATGGAGGCTTAAAATCGAATGAGCTGCTGGTCGCAGCTTCATCTCCTAATAGCAATAATTTGGCGGTTTTAGCTGACAACAGTGAAGCTGCTTCAAATGAATCAAAATCAGAGCCAGAGAGTAGAGAAACAGCAaaggataaataa